A genome region from Pristis pectinata isolate sPriPec2 chromosome 4, sPriPec2.1.pri, whole genome shotgun sequence includes the following:
- the LOC127569442 gene encoding histone H4 has product MSGRGKGGKGLGKGGAKRHRKVLRDNIQGITKPAIRRLARRGGVKRISGLIYEETRGVLKVFLENVIRDAVTYTEHAKRKTVTAMDVVYALKRQGRTLYGFGG; this is encoded by the coding sequence ATGTCCGGACGTGGAAAAGGAGGCAAAGGTCTGGGGAAAGGAGGAGCGAAGCGCCACCGTAAAGTCTTGCGGGACAACATCCAGGGGATCACCAAGCCGGCCATCCGCCGCCTGGCTCGGCGCGGCGGCGTCAAGAGGATCTCCGGCCTGATCTACGAGGAGACCCGCGGCGTGCTCAAGGTGTTCCTGGAGAATGTGATCCGCGATGCCGTCACCTACACCGAGCACGCCAAGCGGAAAACGGTCACCGCCATGGATGTGGTCTACGCATTGAAGCGGCAGGGCCGTACCCTGTACGGCTTCGGGGGCTAG